One genomic region from Burkholderia latens encodes:
- a CDS encoding phosphomannomutase/phosphoglucomutase, with protein sequence MISQSIFKAYDIRGVVGKTLDADTARAIGRAFGSEVRAQGGDAVVVARDGRLSGPELVGALADGLRAAGVDVVDVGMVPTPVGYFAASVPLALKGGERRVDSCIVVTGSHNPPDYNGFKMVLRGAAIYGEQIQALYRRIVDERYETGSGSFEAFDVADQYVARIVGDVKLARPLKLVVDAGNGVAGPLATRLFKALGCELVERFTDIDGTFPNHHPDPAHPENLQDVIQALKDTDAELGFAFDGDGDRLGVVTKDGQIIYPDRQLMLFAEEVLSRNPGAQIIYDVKCTRHLAQWVKEKGGEPLMWKTGHSLVKAKLRETGAPLAGEMSGHVFFKDRWYGFDDGLYTGARLLEILAKTADPSAVLNALPDAMSTPELQLKLEEGENFQLIDKLQKEAKFDGADEVVTIDGLRVEYPDGFGLARSSNTTPVVVLRFESETQEGLQRIQADFRRVLTAAKPDVKLPF encoded by the coding sequence ATGATCTCCCAATCCATCTTCAAGGCATATGACATCCGCGGCGTGGTCGGCAAGACGCTCGACGCCGACACGGCGCGCGCGATCGGCCGCGCATTCGGCAGCGAAGTGCGCGCACAGGGCGGCGATGCGGTCGTCGTCGCGCGCGACGGGCGCCTTTCGGGGCCCGAGCTGGTCGGCGCACTCGCCGATGGCCTGCGTGCGGCAGGCGTCGACGTGGTCGACGTCGGCATGGTGCCCACGCCGGTCGGCTATTTCGCGGCGAGCGTGCCGCTCGCATTGAAGGGCGGCGAGCGTCGCGTCGATTCGTGCATCGTCGTCACGGGCAGTCACAATCCGCCGGACTACAACGGCTTCAAGATGGTGTTGCGCGGCGCGGCGATCTACGGCGAGCAGATCCAGGCGCTGTACCGCCGCATCGTCGACGAACGCTATGAAACGGGCAGCGGCTCGTTCGAAGCGTTCGACGTCGCGGACCAGTACGTCGCGCGCATCGTCGGCGACGTGAAACTCGCGCGCCCGCTGAAGCTCGTGGTGGATGCCGGCAACGGCGTCGCGGGCCCGCTTGCGACGCGCCTGTTCAAGGCGCTCGGCTGTGAGCTCGTCGAGCGTTTCACCGACATCGACGGCACGTTCCCGAACCACCATCCGGATCCCGCCCACCCGGAAAACCTGCAGGACGTGATCCAGGCGCTGAAGGACACCGATGCCGAACTCGGCTTCGCGTTCGACGGCGACGGCGACCGCCTCGGCGTCGTCACGAAGGACGGTCAGATCATCTATCCGGACCGTCAGCTGATGCTGTTCGCGGAAGAAGTGCTGTCGCGCAACCCGGGCGCGCAGATCATCTACGACGTGAAGTGCACGCGCCATCTCGCGCAATGGGTGAAGGAGAAGGGCGGCGAGCCGCTGATGTGGAAGACGGGCCATTCGCTCGTGAAGGCGAAACTGCGCGAGACGGGCGCACCGCTCGCGGGCGAGATGAGCGGCCACGTGTTCTTCAAGGATCGCTGGTATGGCTTCGACGATGGTCTTTACACCGGTGCGCGCCTGCTGGAAATTCTTGCGAAGACGGCCGACCCGAGCGCTGTGCTCAACGCGCTGCCGGATGCGATGAGCACGCCCGAATTGCAGCTCAAGCTCGAGGAAGGCGAAAACTTCCAGCTGATCGACAAGCTGCAAAAGGAAGCGAAGTTCGACGGCGCCGACGAAGTCGTGACGATCGACGGGCTGCGCGTCGAGTATCCGGACGGTTTCGGCCTCGCGCGTTCGTCGAACACGACGCCGGTAGTGGTGTTGCGGTTCGAGTCTGAGACGCAGGAAGGCCTGCAGCGCATCCAGGCGGATTTTCGCCGCGTGCTGACGGCCGCGAAGCCGGACGTCAAGCTCCCGTTCTGA
- the galE gene encoding UDP-glucose 4-epimerase GalE — protein sequence MTAKGTILVTGGAGYIGSHTAVELLDNGYDVVIVDNLVNSKAEAVRRIERITGKTPAFHQVDVCDEAALAKVFDAHQITGTIHFAALKAVGESVAKPLEYYQNNLGGLLSVLKIMRERNVRQFVFSSSATVYGVPERSPIDESFPLSATNPYGQSKLIAEQILRDLEVSDPSWRIATLRYFNPVGAHSSGLIGEDPAGIPNNLMPYVAQVAVGKLEKLRVFGSDYPTPDGTGVRDYIHVVDLAKGHIAALDALAKRDASFVVNLGTGQGYSVLEVVRAFEKASGRPVPYELVARRPGDIAECYANPQAAAEIIGWRATLGIEDMCADHWKWQEGNPRGFV from the coding sequence ATGACCGCTAAAGGCACCATCCTCGTTACCGGCGGTGCGGGCTATATCGGCTCGCACACCGCCGTCGAGCTGCTCGACAACGGCTACGATGTCGTGATCGTCGACAACCTCGTCAACAGCAAGGCCGAAGCCGTGCGCCGCATCGAGCGCATCACCGGCAAGACGCCGGCATTCCACCAGGTCGACGTGTGCGACGAAGCCGCGCTCGCGAAGGTGTTCGATGCGCATCAGATCACCGGCACGATCCATTTCGCGGCGCTCAAGGCCGTTGGCGAATCGGTCGCGAAGCCGCTCGAGTACTACCAGAACAACCTCGGCGGGCTGCTTTCCGTGCTCAAGATCATGCGCGAGCGCAACGTGCGGCAGTTCGTGTTCAGTTCGTCGGCGACCGTGTACGGCGTGCCCGAGCGCTCGCCGATCGACGAATCGTTCCCGCTGTCCGCAACCAATCCGTACGGCCAGTCGAAACTGATTGCCGAGCAAATCCTGCGCGACCTCGAAGTGTCGGACCCGTCATGGCGCATCGCGACGCTGCGCTACTTCAATCCGGTCGGTGCGCATTCGAGCGGGCTGATCGGCGAAGATCCGGCCGGCATCCCGAACAACCTGATGCCGTACGTCGCGCAGGTCGCGGTCGGCAAGCTCGAGAAGCTGCGCGTGTTCGGCTCCGATTACCCGACGCCGGACGGCACCGGCGTGCGCGACTACATTCACGTCGTCGATCTTGCGAAGGGGCACATTGCCGCGCTCGACGCGCTCGCGAAACGCGATGCGAGCTTCGTCGTGAACCTCGGCACCGGCCAGGGCTACAGCGTGCTCGAAGTCGTGCGCGCGTTCGAGAAGGCGTCCGGCCGGCCGGTGCCGTACGAACTCGTCGCGCGCCGCCCCGGCGACATCGCCGAATGCTATGCGAACCCGCAGGCGGCTGCCGAGATCATCGGCTGGCGCGCAACGCTCGGGATCGAAGACATGTGCGCCGACCACTGGAAATGGCAGGAGGGCAACCCGCGCGGTTTTGTATAA
- a CDS encoding lipopolysaccharide biosynthesis protein, producing MLKRFGNPDVAKAVANLVWLGLERLTQIGVAIAISGLLARYFGPDVFGKWQYANTLLLVLAPLTWVCGAEILVPTIVQRPPAQLGAVLGSAFALRIGVSAAALVATWIAIAAGAFDPLVGAMLAGLAVTMVFREPFVGVINAWLQSMTYSKPQLVTSMVTALVKALLVWLLVRAAAGPARFAWLWALEAAAIGFALLLYYRHRNGGTLGWTFDKPLFGHFATAGTVFWLGLICMYLFLKLDRLMLERHVSFADLGRYAAAQQLNENWITLALMLAQTIAPAFVYRVQDVARLRRNIVRLIAMTAGVMTAGALVLDAAAPLIVGKVFGRGYEASVDIFRWAVWLSVPAGIEAIGNLIVLKYQAKFVLLAKWVLALAIAALVNVFAIPRLGLYGALVGLAAGYVAAAAVNFYYIRFKLRP from the coding sequence ATGCTGAAGCGATTCGGCAATCCGGACGTCGCGAAGGCCGTCGCGAACCTCGTCTGGCTCGGGCTCGAACGGCTCACGCAAATCGGCGTCGCGATCGCGATCAGCGGCCTTCTGGCCCGATATTTCGGGCCGGACGTGTTCGGCAAATGGCAGTATGCGAATACGCTTCTCCTCGTACTGGCACCGCTCACCTGGGTGTGCGGCGCCGAAATCCTGGTTCCGACCATCGTCCAGCGCCCGCCCGCGCAACTCGGCGCGGTGCTCGGCAGTGCGTTCGCGCTGCGCATCGGCGTGTCGGCCGCCGCGCTCGTCGCGACCTGGATCGCGATCGCGGCCGGCGCGTTCGATCCGCTCGTCGGCGCGATGCTCGCGGGCCTCGCGGTCACGATGGTGTTCCGCGAGCCGTTCGTCGGCGTGATCAACGCATGGCTGCAGAGCATGACCTACAGCAAGCCGCAGCTCGTGACGAGCATGGTCACCGCGCTGGTCAAGGCGCTGCTCGTGTGGCTGCTGGTGCGCGCAGCCGCCGGCCCGGCCCGCTTTGCGTGGCTGTGGGCGCTGGAAGCCGCTGCGATCGGCTTCGCGCTGCTGCTCTACTACCGCCATCGTAACGGCGGCACGCTCGGCTGGACGTTCGACAAACCGCTGTTCGGACACTTTGCGACGGCCGGCACCGTGTTCTGGCTCGGGCTGATCTGCATGTACCTGTTCCTGAAGCTCGATCGGCTGATGCTCGAGCGTCACGTGTCGTTCGCCGACCTTGGCCGCTACGCGGCGGCCCAGCAGCTCAACGAGAACTGGATCACGCTCGCGCTGATGCTCGCGCAGACCATCGCACCCGCATTCGTGTACCGCGTGCAGGACGTCGCGCGGCTGCGCCGCAACATCGTCCGGCTGATCGCGATGACGGCCGGCGTAATGACGGCCGGCGCGCTCGTACTGGACGCGGCCGCACCGCTCATCGTCGGCAAGGTGTTCGGCCGCGGCTACGAGGCGTCGGTCGACATCTTCCGCTGGGCGGTCTGGCTGTCCGTGCCGGCCGGCATCGAGGCGATAGGCAATCTTATCGTTCTCAAATATCAAGCAAAATTCGTGTTGCTGGCGAAATGGGTGCTCGCGCTCGCGATCGCCGCGCTCGTCAATGTGTTCGCGATCCCGCGGCTCGGCCTGTACGGCGCGCTCGTCGGGCTCGCGGCCGGCTATGTCGCCGCCGCCGCCGTTAACTTCTATTACATTCGTTTCAAGCTGCGCCCATGA
- the waaC gene encoding lipopolysaccharide heptosyltransferase I produces the protein MQKILIVRVSSLGDVVHNMPVIADIRRRHPDAQIDWLVEESFVDLVRLVDGVRDVLPFSLRRWRKKPFSGATWREIRAFRKRLAAEQYDLVIDCQGLIKTAWVASWARGPLAGLGNRTDGAGYEWPVRFFYRKRVPIAPRTHVVERSRQLVAAALGDPAPTPADPVDFGLDTRAAALAVAALGLNLPVPYVVFVHATSRADKQWPDAAWIDLGQALVRRGASLVLPWGNDAERATSERLAKEFGAAAIVPPKLSLPAVVGLIDGAAATVGVDTGLVHIAAALKRPTVELYNFATAWRTGGYWSPNVVNLGTAGQPPSIAQVKAALAGFGLL, from the coding sequence GTGCAAAAGATCCTGATCGTGCGCGTGTCGTCGCTGGGCGACGTCGTGCACAACATGCCGGTGATCGCCGATATCCGGCGTCGCCACCCCGATGCGCAGATCGACTGGCTCGTCGAGGAGAGCTTCGTCGACCTCGTGCGCCTTGTCGACGGCGTGCGCGACGTGCTGCCGTTCTCGCTGCGCCGCTGGCGCAAGAAGCCGTTCTCGGGTGCGACGTGGCGCGAGATCCGCGCGTTCCGCAAGCGGCTCGCGGCCGAGCAGTACGACCTCGTGATCGACTGCCAGGGGCTCATCAAGACGGCGTGGGTCGCAAGCTGGGCGCGCGGCCCGCTCGCCGGCCTCGGCAACCGCACCGACGGCGCGGGCTATGAGTGGCCGGTGCGCTTCTTCTATCGCAAGCGCGTGCCGATCGCGCCGCGCACGCATGTGGTCGAGCGTTCGCGCCAGCTCGTCGCGGCCGCACTCGGCGACCCGGCGCCGACGCCGGCCGATCCGGTCGACTTCGGCCTCGATACGCGCGCGGCCGCGCTCGCGGTCGCGGCGCTCGGGCTGAACCTGCCGGTGCCGTACGTGGTGTTCGTGCACGCGACGTCGCGCGCGGACAAGCAGTGGCCCGACGCCGCATGGATCGATCTCGGGCAGGCGCTCGTGCGGCGCGGCGCGTCGCTCGTGCTGCCGTGGGGCAACGACGCGGAGCGCGCGACCAGCGAGCGGCTCGCGAAGGAGTTCGGTGCGGCCGCGATCGTGCCGCCGAAGCTGTCGCTGCCCGCCGTGGTCGGGCTGATCGACGGCGCGGCCGCAACGGTCGGGGTTGATACAGGTCTGGTTCACATCGCGGCGGCGCTGAAGCGCCCGACCGTCGAACTGTACAATTTCGCGACGGCGTGGCGCACCGGCGGCTACTGGTCGCCGAACGTCGTCAATCTCGGCACGGCGGGGCAGCCACCGTCGATC
- a CDS encoding glycosyltransferase: MTSSACPPVLDDVAVLMPAYNGHDDVVRTLASFREDGPVHVLIVDDGSTPPIVAPDLPGLAIEVLRMPRNGGIERALEAGIDALAVRGFRYAARIDAGDLAVPQRLAKQRAYLDAHPRVACVGMWTQVVSRAGEPRFMLTPPADPRTLRRTRFLRSPLVHPSVMLRIEAVREVGNYRAKYRAAEDLDLFLRLMQRYDCANLPELGLYYELNEGGISATQRRRQLMSTLSLLLRQFNVLNPYDWAGLAKNLLHFVMPYRTLQRIKQTLFAARPSA; the protein is encoded by the coding sequence ATGACGTCTTCCGCTTGCCCGCCCGTGCTCGACGACGTGGCCGTGCTGATGCCCGCCTACAACGGCCACGACGACGTCGTGCGCACCCTCGCGTCGTTTCGCGAGGACGGGCCGGTGCACGTGCTGATCGTCGACGACGGCAGCACGCCGCCGATCGTCGCGCCCGATTTGCCCGGCCTCGCGATCGAGGTGCTGCGCATGCCGCGCAACGGCGGCATCGAGCGCGCGCTCGAGGCCGGCATCGATGCGCTCGCCGTGCGAGGCTTCCGCTATGCGGCGCGGATCGATGCAGGCGATCTCGCCGTGCCGCAGCGCCTCGCGAAGCAGCGCGCCTACCTCGACGCCCACCCGCGCGTCGCGTGCGTCGGCATGTGGACGCAGGTCGTGTCGCGCGCCGGCGAGCCGCGCTTCATGCTGACGCCGCCCGCCGATCCGCGCACGCTGCGTCGCACACGCTTCCTGCGCTCGCCGCTCGTGCATCCGTCGGTCATGCTGCGCATCGAGGCCGTGCGCGAAGTCGGCAACTACCGCGCGAAATACCGTGCGGCAGAGGATCTCGATCTTTTTTTACGGTTAATGCAACGTTACGATTGCGCGAACCTGCCCGAGCTCGGCCTCTACTATGAGCTCAACGAGGGCGGGATCAGCGCGACCCAGCGCCGCCGCCAGCTGATGTCGACGCTGTCGCTGCTGCTGCGTCAGTTCAACGTGCTGAACCCGTACGACTGGGCCGGCCTCGCCAAGAACCTGCTGCATTTCGTGATGCCGTACCGTACGCTGCAGCGGATCAAGCAGACGCTGTTCGCGGCGCGGCCGTCCGCATAG
- a CDS encoding glycosyltransferase family 4 protein, with product MSATSSLRIALVCNTAWAIYTYRHGLIRALVARGAEVIVIAPHDRTVPLLEQMGCRYVRLAVASKGTSPREDLGTLAALVRHYRALKPDLVFHYTIKPNIYGSIAAWLARVPSIAVTTGLGYVFIQKSRAASVAKRLYRFAFRFPREVWFLNRDDLATFTDERLLAHPERARLLHGEGVDLEQFAPVPLPAGNGPVFILIGRLLWDKGVREYVEAARVVRARYPDARFRLLGPLGVDNPSAIGRADVDAWVGEGVVEYLGEAHDVRPHIAAADCVVLPSYREGVPRTLMEASAMGRPIVATDVPGCRDVVADGETGFLCRVRDSASLAEQLIRTIELGNAGRDAMGARGRRKVAAEFDEQQVVERYRQTIHALTGITL from the coding sequence ATGTCCGCTACCTCCTCGCTGCGCATCGCGCTCGTCTGCAACACGGCCTGGGCGATCTACACGTACCGCCACGGGTTGATTCGTGCGCTCGTCGCGCGTGGCGCGGAGGTCATCGTGATCGCACCGCACGACCGCACGGTGCCGCTGCTCGAGCAGATGGGCTGCCGCTACGTCAGGCTCGCAGTCGCGTCGAAGGGCACGAGCCCGCGCGAGGACCTCGGCACGCTGGCCGCGCTGGTGCGCCATTACCGCGCGCTGAAGCCCGATCTCGTGTTTCATTACACGATCAAGCCGAACATCTACGGGTCGATCGCCGCATGGCTCGCACGCGTGCCGTCGATCGCGGTCACGACCGGCCTCGGTTACGTGTTCATCCAGAAGAGCCGCGCGGCCAGCGTCGCGAAGCGCCTGTACCGGTTCGCGTTCCGCTTTCCGCGCGAAGTCTGGTTCCTCAACCGCGACGATCTCGCGACCTTCACCGACGAGCGGTTGCTCGCGCATCCCGAGCGCGCGCGCCTGCTGCACGGCGAAGGTGTCGATCTGGAGCAGTTCGCGCCGGTGCCGCTGCCTGCCGGCAACGGGCCGGTGTTCATCCTGATCGGCCGGCTGCTGTGGGACAAGGGCGTGCGCGAGTACGTCGAGGCCGCGCGCGTCGTGCGTGCCCGTTATCCGGACGCGCGCTTCCGGTTGCTGGGGCCGCTCGGCGTCGACAACCCGAGCGCGATCGGCCGCGCGGACGTCGATGCGTGGGTCGGCGAAGGCGTCGTCGAGTATCTCGGCGAGGCGCACGATGTGCGCCCGCACATCGCGGCGGCCGACTGCGTCGTGCTGCCTTCGTACCGCGAAGGCGTGCCGCGCACGCTGATGGAAGCATCGGCGATGGGCCGCCCGATCGTCGCGACCGACGTGCCGGGCTGCCGAGACGTCGTCGCCGATGGCGAAACCGGGTTCCTGTGCCGCGTGCGCGACAGCGCGAGCCTCGCGGAGCAGCTGATTCGCACGATCGAATTGGGCAACGCGGGGCGCGACGCGATGGGCGCGCGCGGACGCCGCAAGGTGGCCGCGGAATTCGACGAGCAGCAGGTCGTCGAACGCTACCGGCAAACCATTCACGCATTGACCGGCATCACACTCTGA